One Acutalibacter muris DNA window includes the following coding sequences:
- a CDS encoding protein kinase domain-containing protein: protein MDVKNVWPEWSIEEKLGKGSYGTVYRAVRQEHGVTSEAAIKVISIPQDSSEVDSLRSEGLDMDATRTYLQSVVDDFVNEIQLMESFKGIQNIVSVEDYKVVEKEDEVGWDIFIRMELLTPFNTYICDKQMTEQEVIKLGTDICSALEICEQRNVIHRDIKPGNVFINNFGYFKLGDFGIARTLENTMGQLSQKGTFDYMAPEIGRGEKYDARVDIYSLGIMLYRLLNGNRLPFLDNDKQLLSPTERKAALDRRLQGEPLPKPKDASTGMANLLLRACAFDPAQRFSSASEMRTALNQVLAGVYKPVDVPVYDPDKTTAVRKAPTAPSAKQDTIDSFTPPKKKSKASKIIAILLVILVLLGAGGYAVIRFDLIDVLSGQAQEEKDNIEAIALEAEQLAEAGDISAALEKAQEGLDTYPDSERLQTLADDYSAQLDKQIEDILDEAEKLDEAGDSEGALAKVQDGLKDHPDSEALSSKVDEYMEKVVQKAKKTALSEAADFADKEDYASAMNRIEDAQDTYGEDKELQDAYEMYNKAYVLQVKEDAISKANEIARGGDYMGAIKEIKAAISKIGEDKELSSKQQQYEDDYVVEVIAEADSFIAEKDFDSAEAAITDALKDLPGNETLLKKEDEIEESRPKYFVEVCSPYESSDWYNDTDKVVTMGNENYGKAFSLHCFGDAYFNLNGKYTSLEFDYGHVDGTDMNEMTLFVYLDGNQTDKLEMKPGDLPKHYRVDLKNASQLKLTWDGGYSPTYGFANAVIE from the coding sequence ATGGATGTTAAAAACGTGTGGCCGGAATGGTCTATTGAGGAAAAGCTGGGAAAAGGATCATATGGCACCGTCTATCGGGCTGTGCGTCAGGAGCATGGAGTGACTAGTGAGGCGGCAATCAAGGTCATCTCTATTCCCCAGGATTCGTCCGAAGTGGATTCCTTGCGTTCAGAGGGGTTGGATATGGATGCTACGCGCACATATCTCCAAAGTGTGGTGGATGATTTTGTCAACGAGATTCAACTGATGGAATCATTTAAAGGAATCCAGAATATAGTCAGTGTTGAGGACTATAAGGTAGTGGAGAAAGAGGACGAGGTCGGCTGGGATATCTTCATCCGCATGGAGCTGCTGACACCGTTTAATACATATATTTGCGACAAGCAGATGACGGAGCAGGAAGTGATAAAGCTGGGCACCGATATTTGTTCCGCTCTGGAGATATGTGAACAACGGAACGTGATCCATCGGGACATCAAGCCGGGCAATGTCTTCATCAATAACTTCGGATATTTTAAGCTGGGAGATTTCGGTATTGCCCGCACCTTGGAGAACACCATGGGGCAGTTATCTCAGAAGGGAACCTTTGACTATATGGCTCCGGAAATTGGCCGCGGAGAAAAGTATGACGCTCGTGTAGATATCTACTCGCTGGGTATCATGCTTTACAGGCTTTTGAATGGGAACCGCCTGCCTTTCTTGGATAATGACAAGCAGCTTCTCAGCCCAACAGAGAGGAAAGCCGCTCTTGATCGCCGCCTGCAAGGCGAACCATTGCCGAAACCGAAGGATGCGTCAACGGGAATGGCAAACCTGCTTCTCCGGGCCTGCGCCTTCGACCCAGCACAGAGATTCTCATCGGCCAGTGAGATGAGAACAGCACTGAATCAGGTCCTGGCGGGGGTATACAAGCCTGTCGATGTTCCTGTTTATGACCCGGATAAAACCACTGCAGTGAGAAAGGCGCCGACTGCGCCCTCTGCGAAACAAGATACGATAGATAGCTTTACTCCTCCTAAGAAGAAATCAAAAGCCTCAAAAATAATCGCTATTCTTCTTGTGATTCTTGTTCTTCTAGGAGCTGGAGGATATGCGGTAATCCGATTTGATTTAATTGATGTCCTTTCCGGACAGGCTCAGGAGGAAAAGGATAATATTGAGGCAATCGCACTAGAAGCAGAGCAGCTTGCGGAGGCAGGAGATATTTCCGCAGCATTGGAGAAAGCGCAGGAAGGTTTGGATACATATCCGGACTCAGAGCGGCTGCAGACACTTGCAGACGATTATTCTGCCCAACTGGACAAGCAAATCGAAGACATTCTTGATGAAGCAGAAAAGCTCGATGAGGCCGGCGATTCAGAGGGGGCCTTGGCAAAAGTACAGGACGGCTTAAAAGACCACCCGGATTCAGAAGCCTTGTCCTCCAAGGTTGACGAGTATATGGAGAAGGTTGTACAAAAGGCCAAAAAAACAGCTTTAAGTGAGGCCGCCGACTTTGCAGATAAAGAGGACTATGCGTCTGCCATGAATCGGATCGAGGATGCGCAGGACACCTACGGCGAGGATAAAGAGCTCCAGGATGCCTATGAAATGTACAACAAGGCGTATGTGCTACAGGTGAAAGAGGACGCTATCAGCAAGGCCAATGAAATTGCCCGGGGCGGAGATTACATGGGGGCTATCAAGGAAATAAAGGCTGCCATATCCAAAATTGGCGAGGACAAAGAGCTTTCCTCAAAACAGCAGCAATATGAAGATGATTATGTAGTCGAGGTTATCGCGGAGGCAGATTCGTTTATAGCTGAGAAGGATTTTGACTCTGCCGAAGCCGCTATCACTGACGCGCTGAAGGACCTTCCTGGAAATGAGACTCTTCTTAAGAAAGAGGATGAAATCGAGGAAAGCAGGCCCAAATACTTTGTGGAAGTGTGTTCTCCATATGAATCTAGTGATTGGTACAATGATACAGATAAGGTAGTTACCATGGGAAATGAGAATTATGGAAAGGCTTTTTCCTTACACTGTTTTGGAGATGCATATTTCAATTTAAATGGGAAATACACATCACTGGAGTTCGATTACGGGCATGTTGACGGAACAGACATGAACGAGATGACACTGTTTGTATATTTGGATGGGAATCAGACTGATAAATTAGAAATGAAGCCAGGCGATCTTCCAAAGCATTATAGAGTTGATCTAAAAAATGCTTCTCAGCTAAAGCTAACTTGGGATGGGGGATATTCGCCAACATATGGTTTCGCAAATGCAGTCATTGAGTAA
- a CDS encoding PP2C family protein-serine/threonine phosphatase has product MGYKINYSCVNHSGNRRKSNQDNFICLNQYNKQGDKGQEFSEPIYGTIGVSQNRLFGVFDGMGGEECGEMAAYIAAKAASMKSLTGVSQSILMDFCANANREICEYAKENSINTMGTTVALLLFSKKRIFLCNLGDSKIFRYSQGSIVQISQDHVYGLSVNGKPPLTQYLGIPPSEMEIHPYLSTGSYHEEDIYLICSDGLTDMVSTERISNILGSRPFPSVAQDLLEEALANGGKDNITIITCKIAREHIKIKNLFIKERK; this is encoded by the coding sequence GTGGGGTATAAGATTAATTATTCATGCGTAAACCATAGCGGTAATCGCCGAAAAAGCAATCAGGACAATTTTATTTGCTTGAATCAGTATAATAAGCAGGGAGATAAGGGGCAGGAATTTAGTGAACCAATTTATGGCACCATTGGTGTTTCCCAAAACCGTCTATTTGGAGTATTCGATGGGATGGGCGGTGAGGAGTGCGGCGAGATGGCTGCATATATTGCCGCGAAAGCGGCCAGCATGAAATCATTGACAGGGGTTTCACAAAGCATATTGATGGATTTTTGTGCCAATGCCAATAGAGAGATATGTGAATACGCAAAAGAAAACTCTATAAATACAATGGGAACCACAGTGGCCTTACTTCTCTTTTCAAAAAAAAGAATCTTCCTGTGCAATCTAGGTGACAGCAAGATATTTCGTTACTCGCAGGGCAGCATCGTACAAATATCACAAGATCATGTATATGGCTTGAGCGTTAATGGAAAGCCGCCGCTCACTCAGTATCTTGGTATTCCACCATCAGAGATGGAGATTCATCCCTACTTGTCTACCGGCTCATATCATGAGGAGGATATCTACCTGATTTGCTCTGATGGATTGACGGATATGGTTTCTACAGAGAGAATCTCCAATATTTTGGGGTCTCGTCCGTTTCCATCCGTTGCCCAGGACCTGCTTGAAGAAGCTCTGGCAAACGGAGGAAAGGACAATATCACTATCATTACATGCAAAATTGCAAGAGAACATATCAAAATAAAGAATCTTTTTATTAAGGAGCGGAAGTAA
- a CDS encoding lipocalin family protein, with translation MLKKFVAMIMVLCMVVGLSACSQSYEKALEGSWYREGRDEPAFTFYSDGTCTSGSGSGTGTWAIVNDNQLKITAPVLQGGDTAVLTIESLEDGTLTLSMEGNEMVLYDKPN, from the coding sequence ATGTTGAAGAAATTTGTCGCTATGATTATGGTGCTGTGTATGGTAGTGGGGTTGTCTGCTTGTTCACAAAGCTATGAAAAAGCGCTGGAAGGTTCCTGGTACCGGGAGGGCAGAGATGAACCGGCATTTACATTTTACAGTGATGGGACGTGTACATCTGGCAGCGGCAGCGGAACAGGAACTTGGGCAATCGTTAATGACAACCAGCTAAAAATCACTGCACCAGTGTTACAAGGCGGCGATACTGCGGTACTTACCATCGAGAGCCTAGAAGATGGAACTCTAACGCTCAGTATGGAAGGAAATGAAATGGTTTTATATGACAAGCCCAACTGA
- a CDS encoding RICIN domain-containing protein, with translation MKKKAMKFVSMLVLLCLIMSTMVVNASAASVSGNAISSFTSVAKKAVGKTREDLGLPNEAWCGRFVGYCINKSNVGKSLGQITRPQCAYAIDLADWVCSTKSAGTFYVFSSGHESRVKKLYPGLKEKGRVESASNKKFSPKEGDLVQFCWSGWSSPYSFDHVGIVTKVSANKITYIDGNSSSGKGKVASHTMSKTSENIIGYVRLNADGNLSDDTASSEGQSGTKFDVGTYTVNHCLGVNVRAGASTSYSSVGVATNGIGFTVTNISGDWGYTASIKTHAGVKSGWVNLTYCKKANTQITFSSVSAPNGGTVSCGKGYHLTGTIYSTGSNIASITAKVTDQFLRNIFSKSVNVNSSSYKLNESVLDYAMTFGDLDVGSYKLCYEVKAKDGTTEKRTLNFSVKEDKSTQTLASISGSNAPGNLRIGQSFSIQGSIKSGSKLTSVCVGVYAADGTMKIGKTVKPNANNYNLSSIDYDITFGKLPAGVYTYRVTAVNAAGSATLVNKKFVVIMDGWFTLSPKSAPNSSLDVQGAKTGNGVNVQIYKKNKSAAQQWKLTHVGNGYYTITSKCSNKALDVKGGVSKSGTNVQQYAHNGTASQKWLLEDAGNGYYYLCPQLNSNLALDVCNGDIANGTNVWVYSRNRTNAQKWKIQRV, from the coding sequence ATGAAAAAGAAAGCAATGAAGTTCGTATCTATGCTGGTGCTCCTCTGCCTCATTATGTCCACGATGGTCGTAAATGCAAGTGCCGCAAGTGTATCAGGAAACGCTATATCAAGCTTCACCAGCGTAGCAAAAAAGGCTGTGGGTAAAACCAGGGAGGATTTGGGCCTGCCTAATGAAGCATGGTGCGGGCGGTTTGTCGGATATTGTATCAACAAGTCCAATGTTGGAAAATCCCTAGGACAAATCACGAGGCCCCAATGCGCTTATGCGATTGATCTTGCAGATTGGGTGTGCAGTACGAAATCAGCTGGAACATTTTATGTGTTCTCAAGCGGACACGAAAGTCGTGTAAAAAAGCTCTATCCAGGGTTAAAGGAAAAGGGACGGGTGGAGAGTGCAAGCAATAAAAAATTCTCTCCCAAAGAAGGCGATCTGGTTCAATTCTGTTGGTCGGGATGGAGTTCCCCATATTCTTTCGACCACGTTGGAATCGTGACAAAGGTTTCTGCAAACAAAATAACCTACATTGATGGAAATTCGTCAAGCGGGAAAGGCAAAGTGGCCTCACACACGATGAGTAAGACAAGTGAGAATATCATTGGATATGTGAGGCTAAATGCTGATGGAAATCTTTCTGATGACACTGCGTCCAGCGAAGGTCAGTCTGGTACAAAGTTCGATGTAGGAACTTATACTGTTAATCACTGTTTAGGTGTAAATGTTCGCGCCGGAGCAAGTACTTCCTATTCTTCAGTTGGAGTTGCAACTAACGGTATTGGCTTTACAGTTACCAACATTTCCGGGGATTGGGGCTATACTGCCTCAATAAAAACACATGCTGGAGTGAAGTCCGGTTGGGTTAATTTGACCTACTGCAAGAAGGCAAACACACAAATAACCTTCTCGTCTGTTTCAGCGCCAAATGGGGGTACTGTAAGCTGCGGAAAAGGATATCATCTTACAGGTACAATTTATTCTACTGGAAGTAATATCGCATCGATAACTGCAAAGGTAACGGATCAGTTTTTAAGAAATATTTTTTCAAAAAGCGTAAATGTAAACTCCAGTTCCTATAAACTGAATGAATCTGTCCTTGACTATGCGATGACATTTGGCGACTTGGATGTGGGAAGTTACAAATTGTGCTATGAAGTTAAGGCCAAGGACGGAACCACCGAAAAGAGAACCCTTAACTTCTCTGTAAAAGAAGATAAGTCTACACAAACTTTGGCCAGTATCTCCGGCTCTAATGCACCTGGTAATTTAAGAATTGGACAATCTTTCAGCATACAGGGAAGTATTAAATCTGGAAGCAAACTGACATCCGTATGTGTAGGGGTTTATGCCGCTGACGGTACAATGAAAATTGGTAAAACGGTAAAACCGAACGCCAATAATTATAACTTGTCTAGTATTGATTATGATATCACTTTTGGAAAATTACCTGCGGGCGTTTACACATATCGTGTTACGGCTGTGAATGCTGCCGGTTCAGCCACATTGGTCAACAAGAAGTTCGTTGTGATTATGGACGGATGGTTTACTTTAAGCCCCAAGAGCGCTCCAAACTCAAGCCTTGATGTTCAAGGAGCAAAGACCGGTAACGGTGTCAATGTGCAAATTTACAAAAAGAACAAGTCGGCAGCGCAACAATGGAAATTGACTCATGTAGGGAATGGGTATTACACAATAACTTCAAAATGTTCTAATAAAGCTTTGGACGTGAAAGGAGGAGTTTCAAAATCCGGAACAAACGTACAGCAGTACGCGCATAATGGAACCGCTTCACAAAAATGGCTTCTTGAGGATGCAGGCAACGGCTACTACTATCTATGTCCTCAATTGAATTCAAACCTGGCTTTGGATGTATGCAATGGAGATATTGCGAACGGTACCAATGTGTGGGTTTATTCACGAAACAGGACGAACGCTCAGAAGTGGAAGATCCAGCGTGTGTAA